The following is a genomic window from Anticarsia gemmatalis isolate Benzon Research Colony breed Stoneville strain chromosome 22, ilAntGemm2 primary, whole genome shotgun sequence.
CTACTGTAATTTATAATCATTTCCAGCCACCCCATAGATGACCCGTGTTGTTAAAAACCTATTAAACGTAATGTTACAGCAAAGCAGCCGAGTTTCAAAGGTTGTTACAAACAAAGAGTACAGCAGGCAGTAATCTGACTGACACCAGCAAAGTGGTCATATGTCTGGACTTAGCAGCTGGCCTCTTTGGAGCTGACTTAGATATTGTGAGTATGCATCTTATTATCTTATACCGTTTAGATAAGGGTAGCTAAAGTTTAAATGCACCCCACTATTGACTGTATCTTTCTATCTATAgttaaaaaagtacttttatctattcaactatttttttaaacctatactctttatttgttgttatcATTTGGATACAGTCAATCtaggtaactttgaatcatttgggtaacattgacagtaagaatatgaactagtttcgattattttttcatatgaaaccaacacaattgatgaaagtttgcaaaactaaaacaaacttgtatcaattttatcaatgttactcaaatgattcaaagttacccagattgagCTTACTATTTCTCTATAGAATAAAGTAAAGGAGAATGTATGTGGAAAGatgttgaattttttttttctggataATATTGCTGTATTTGAGATGTTGTACTCAAGTTTAAAACATGTTACCAATCCTAGAATAATACTCAGTAAACTTACATGGTTGTTCCAATCTAAGCTAATCATATATAGTAACATTACAGTATTAGGTCTAGCATATGGCTGTAGATACAATTATAGCCATAACACTTGCAGAGATTATCTAATTTTTACATgagttaattttacaaattgaaattgaaatatctTATTTCAGAAATCTGCAATAAAGTATTCAGGTCTGAAACCCTTAGCCTACAACAACACAAGGAAGGTGGTAGAAAACCTTCTAGAACTGAACAGTGATAAACTGACCACTAATATGCTGTGCGTCAGTCTCCAGTGCAGTGGAGTGCAGGACCTGGCTGATCAGATACTTGAAGAGTACCAGAAGAATGCTAAAATGGTTGGTATTGTGGGATAATACTGTGACTTGTCTGTAAATCATATCCTTGCTGATATAATGTGTGTTAAAGTCTATCTGTAGTTGATTTGTCAGATTGTCCGTCATGTGTATACTGactaattttgttgaaatttagtatgatCATCATGGTCAACCATGGGTTCTTTTTACTAGATAATGCACAAGTGgacatttggcgcagtggttaatgtggtcCCATTGCCGCAATAAGCATGTGGTGGGTTCTTATCTCACCTATTTGTGTAatgagcatgagtatctgttctaagcctggttgttaatttatctatataagtatgcagTGTGTGAGTCCAGTCATAGTTGTGTGGGTCAGCAAATCATATAATTAAGCtgttgtttaaaacaaaaatctgagCCCAAAAGAAAATTCTGCACAAAGTATATAGGAAGTTATCTATCCTGTTAATCACTCATCTACTGACGGCCTAtcatcatatattttaatgtggTAATACTGTTATTTTCAGGAGGTGGATCTAAATCTTCCTCAGTATGTTTGTATGGCAGTGTTTCAAGCATGTAGGTAAGTAAATAGAGAATTAATACTGTTGTGTAGAAAAGTAAGTGTTTGTTAGGTGCACATTTTAATGATTGGTACTCTCATTGATGAATAACCAAtgagatatacatatatagcaATAGGTTCACCTCTATGTACTAATTGTAAAACACTTCAAATGGTAAAATGTAATGTGTTGTCTgtttgtgtatttcatacacctctagcTACatttttgggtataacaggtgtgatatcaTGTATGTACTTTACATGGACAAAATTTAAAGTAACAGATTTCAAGTCATAATGTCAGcgtgttataaaaaatacttttttttataaatatgacgctgatatcttgcaaaaaggtcagatgcgttgtcaaaatcaaaatcaaatcatttattcatgtaACCGgctgtatttaaattttaagataagataaggtaagatggatgcgaatgaagtaaggaaagtttgtagggatctaCCAAGTGgttcttttgtctctgcctacccccaatggaaaaaaggcgtgatattatgtttgtacataaataaaattctcataagctatttaaaataaatttcaggataaataaagtaaaaatatcaaagagTAAGATAGTGGAGAAGTCTCGCTTGAAGCCAGCACAGTGGGCTAAGCTGGACGCAGACTGGACTAAGTTCACTGAGGTGCACTTCGCGACCACTAAGAAGAAGAGAGGACGACCACCTAAGAATGTGGTTGAAGATGGTGAGTTGTGCATATTGTTACATGTTTCTGTTTGCGTACTGTGGTCGCC
Proteins encoded in this region:
- the Orc6 gene encoding origin recognition complex subunit 6 translates to MANKTLSLIATKLGLGEEDKVLNKAAEFQRLLQTKSTAGSNLTDTSKVVICLDLAAGLFGADLDIKSAIKYSGLKPLAYNNTRKVVENLLELNSDKLTTNMLCVSLQCSGVQDLADQILEEYQKNAKMEVDLNLPQYVCMAVFQACRINKVKISKSKIVEKSRLKPAQWAKLDADWTKFTEVHFATTKKKRGRPPKNVVEDVEAVENMDIDVPKPEVIQEVIESYDDWKTRMLETAYKELKELEQCERKSITPRKSPRKSLQKYSPYKSPVKTPSKANGVRLLFPIDL